AATTTCGAATCTGCTTCATACAGCCTGGTTACCTGCACCCAGGTTGCGGCAGGAAAATCACCCTTATAAAATGCTTTCCTTGCAGCGTTATATTTTTTCACCTGTTCGATATCGGTAGTGTACAGATTTTCTTTTACAACATTTTGGGAAGATGCACCAAAGGTATTCAGACATTTTTCCAGTGCATCATAAACTCTTGTTATGCCCACAGGACTCAAATCGTGCGTTGGGATACCGGAAATGTACAAGGTATTACCAACCTTAACGACCTGGGCATAGCCTGCATCCTCATTTTGATTTGTCTTACTGTCCCAATGCCACTTTTCTTTAAGGATACCGGTGCTTTTATTTGCGGGTT
The nucleotide sequence above comes from Dyadobacter subterraneus. Encoded proteins:
- a CDS encoding RidA family protein — encoded protein: MTKPAVLCYYLLFIIAGCENVGEQKETLSKPANKSTGILKEKWHWDSKTNQNEDAGYAQVVKVGNTLYISGIPTHDLSPVGITRVYDALEKCLNTFGASSQNVVKENLYTTDIEQVKKYNAARKAFYKGDFPAATWVQVTRLYEADSKLEVELIAQLEDTNQ